A genomic window from Streptomyces broussonetiae includes:
- a CDS encoding MarR family winged helix-turn-helix transcriptional regulator: protein MADTPGVTEPTLEEQIAAYQREFQDLDPQVEKIVSALSRLNRRMNVAYGRQTGALGISNAEWEVLKALVLSGAPYRMGPSDLAKRLGLTPAAMTHRIDRMVTEGLVTRERDESNRVRVIVELTPEGREKWLEAMRLATVFEEDLLQDLTPAERAVLGEVLTRLLRRVEHAQPDAGGRLTDLD, encoded by the coding sequence ATGGCCGACACCCCCGGCGTCACGGAGCCGACCCTCGAAGAACAGATCGCCGCCTACCAGCGCGAGTTCCAGGACCTCGACCCCCAGGTCGAGAAGATCGTCTCGGCGCTGTCCCGGCTCAACCGCCGTATGAACGTCGCCTACGGCCGCCAGACCGGTGCCCTCGGCATCAGCAACGCCGAGTGGGAGGTCCTCAAGGCCCTCGTCCTCTCCGGCGCCCCGTACCGCATGGGCCCCAGCGACCTCGCCAAGCGCCTCGGCCTCACGCCGGCCGCCATGACCCACCGCATCGACCGCATGGTCACCGAGGGCCTGGTCACCCGGGAGCGTGACGAGTCCAACCGCGTTCGGGTGATCGTGGAGCTGACGCCCGAGGGCCGCGAGAAGTGGCTGGAGGCGATGCGCCTGGCGACCGTCTTCGAGGAGGACCTGCTCCAGGACCTCACCCCTGCGGAGCGCGCGGTGCTGGGAGAGGTCCTCACCCGCCTCCTGCGAAGGGTGGAGCACGCCCAGCCGGACGCCGGCGGCCGCCTCACTGACCTGGACTGA